The window GGCTGGCGGAGCGTCGCCACGGCGCCCTCATCGTGCTGGAGCGCACCACCGGCCTCCAGACCTACATCGACACCGGGATCCGCCTGGACGCCCGGGTGACCCCGGAGCTGTTGATGACCATCTTCGCGCCCAACACGGTCCTGCACGACGGGGCGGTGATCATCCGGGACGGGCGGGTGGTGGCGGCGGGATGCATCCTCCCGCTCACCACCGGATGGCTGGGGGATCCCCAGCTGGGCCTGCGACACCGGGCGGCCATCGGGATCACGGAGGTGAGCGACGCCCTGGCCATCGTGATCTCTGAGGAACGCGGGACGATCTCCGTGGCGCTGAACGGGCGGATGGTGCGCCGGCTGGACGCGCGGCGCCTGGAGCTGGTGTTGCGCAACTTCTACAGCCCGCCGCCGGAGGTGGCGCAAACTTACCGCTGGTTGCAGGAGCTGCGGGAACTCGGCCGGCGCGTGTGGTTGGTGCTCTTCCCCATCCGGGGAGCTGGGGGTAAGCAATGAAGTGGGCCCGGGAGAACATGGGGCTGGCGCTGCTGGCCTTCGGGCTGGCCTTCGCCCTCTGGGCCGCCGCCGTCTGGGAGGAGAACCCGCCCGTGGAGCGATCCTTGACCGATGTCCCGCTGGCCTTTCAAGGCCTGGCGCCCGATCACGTGGTCTTCGAACGCTCCGCCGAGCGGGTCCGCCTCCGCCTGCGGGTGCCCCGGGCGATGGAGGGAACCATCGTCCCTCAGGATGTGGAGGCCTTTGTGAACGTGTCCGGCCTGGGCGAGGGAGCCTATGAGCGGCCGGTGCAGATCCGCGTTCACCGGCGGGGCA is drawn from Thermoflexus hugenholtzii and contains these coding sequences:
- the cdaA gene encoding diadenylate cyclase CdaA, whose translation is MRDLLYLLDQLSWISLIDIGLVALLFFGILYSLKGTPAVTLVRGLFILILLVLILSGPLRSLRAMRWLLERALPALLIAIPIIFQPELRRALERLGRVGLWLQRDPREAPVDEVIEALVQACPRLAERRHGALIVLERTTGLQTYIDTGIRLDARVTPELLMTIFAPNTVLHDGAVIIRDGRVVAAGCILPLTTGWLGDPQLGLRHRAAIGITEVSDALAIVISEERGTISVALNGRMVRRLDARRLELVLRNFYSPPPEVAQTYRWLQELRELGRRVWLVLFPIRGAGGKQ